The following proteins come from a genomic window of Leishmania major strain Friedlin complete genome, chromosome 3:
- a CDS encoding conserved hypothetical protein (previous protein_id=AAM69057.1) — protein sequence MTMVDSGRQRNPGVLQDDGEKTLHQYWSQFKYKALSLVSDEPPPDTALLTEMPPEQGYMEGLSEMTDLTYTQRITGFFMMMGMGILFILLGMAMWFRPKKFSFFMTCGNIFCMCSTMFLAGCAQQLRSMFEANRFEAACLYVISIVMTLLSALWLQSKLLCVLFALAQLACILWYALSYIPYARQTLKIALSYASMIFGPVVSVIAKGVSSCIGVILG from the coding sequence ATGACGATGGTCGACTCGGGGCGCCAGCGCAACCCCGGCGTGCTGCAGGACGACGGTGAGAAGACGCTGCACCAGTATTGGTCGCAGTTCAAGTACAAAGCGCTTAGCCTCGTGTCCGATGAGCCGCCGCCTGACACGGCGCTCCTGACGGAGATGCCGCCAGAGCAAGGATACATGGAGGGGCTCTCTGAGATGACAGACCTCACCTACACGCAGCGCATCACCGGGTTCTTCATGATGATGGGCATGGGCATCCTCTTCATCCTCCTAGGCATGGCAATGTGGTTTCGGCCGAAGAAGTTCAGCTTCTTCATGACATGCGGCAACATCTTCTGCATGTGCTCCACTATGTTCCTCGCCGggtgcgcgcagcagctgcgcagcatgtTCGAGGCGAACCGGTTCGAAGCGGCGTGTCTGTATGTCATCTCCATTGTGATGACGTTGCTAAGCGCGCTGTGGCTCCAGTCCAAATTGCTGTGTGTGCTCTTCGCACTCGCTCAGCTGGCCTGCATCTTGTGGTACGCGCTGAGCTACATCCCCTACGCGCGTCAGACGCTGAAGATTGCACTCTCCTACGCTTCCATGATATTCGGCCCGGTGGTGAGTGTCATCGCAAAGGGCGTCAGCAGTTGCATCGGAGTCATTCTCGGCTGA
- a CDS encoding putative peter pan protein (previous protein_id=AAM69055.1), which yields MGKAAKGRTAMPGKLDTTEADKRTPKSIIIYRGEVGIHVRSLMHEWRNVFLPWSSKKLHGKNKSLKDFLAVAATFSASHLQLFTAPSQGTSLRIMRFFNGPTLSFRVLSFTLHKEIVAKQRRPVAVDRAAWEVAPIVVLNNFTHPDLAHRAEVPLLTATFKALFPSLNVQTIQSSEIQRICLFHYDHVEHVVEVRHYYINARTVGVTKTVKKLLENRRPTKLGTLESIDEVLDREDAWSDTDGEGEEVPLVQPFRQHREQCRVKLQEIGPRMTLQLSKVENGFAGGEVIYHRTEKKTLREVQVNASKVRARKTEKAKRRALQDENVQRKRQKREDKLERKHQRREAAAEAQQANPFEVAHGDGDGDGYAAGDEE from the coding sequence ATGGGCAAGGCAGCGAAAGGCAGGACGGCGATGCCGGGCAAGCTGGACACAACCGAGGCAGACAAGAGAACACCCAAGTCCATCATCATCTACCGCGGCGAAGTCGGCATTCACGTGCGCTCGCTGATGCACGAGTGGCGCAACGTCTTTCTCCCGTGGAGCAGCAAGAAGCTGCACGGCAAGAACAAGTCGCTGAAGGACTTCCTCGCCGTAGCCGCCAccttcagcgcctcgcaCCTGCAGTTGTTTACAGCCCCGTCACAGGGGACGTCGCTGCGCATCATGCGCTTCTTCAACGGCCCCACGCTGTCGTTTCGTGTGTTGAGCTTCACCCTTCACAAGGAGATCGTCGCCAAGCAGCGCCGTCCCGTGGCAGTCGACCGGGCCGCATGGGAGGTGGCACCGATCGTCGTGCTCAACAACTTCACGCACCCCGACctggcgcaccgcgcggaggtgccgctgctgacggccACGTTCAAGGCACTGTTTCCATCGCTCAACGTGCAGACGATTCAGAGCAGCGAAATCCAGCGCATCTGCCTCTTTCACTACGACCACGTCGAGCACGTGGTGGAGGTGCGGCACTACTACATCAACGCGCGCACCGTCGGTGTCACCAAGACAGTAAAGAAGCTCTTAGAAAACCGACGTCCCACCAAGCTAGGTACGCTGGAGAGCATCGACGAAGTGCTAGACCGCGAGGACGCCTGGTCAGACACGGAcggtgagggagaggaggtgccgcTTGTGCAGCCCTTCCGCCAGCATCGAGAGCAGTGCCGCGTGAAGCTGCAGGAGATCGGTCCGCGCatgacgctgcagctgagcaaGGTCGAGAACGGCTTTGCCGGCGGTGAGGTCATCTACCACCGCACCGAGAAGaagacgctgcgcgaggtgcaGGTGAACGCGTCGAaggtgcgcgcacgcaagacggagaaggcgaagcgaCGCGCCCTGCAGGATGAGAACGTGCAGCGCAAGCGTCAGAAGCGCGAAGACAAGCTCGAGCGCAAGCACCAACGTCGCGAGGCAGCcgccgaggcgcagcaggcgaacCCGTTTGAGGTAGCACACGgggacggcgacggcgacgggtACGCCGCTGGAGACGAAGAGTGA
- a CDS encoding conserved hypothetical protein (previous protein_id=AAM69054.1), with protein sequence MLADIVKYARWLWDAVLLPYVITSISSLASDGWESFIHLKESVIVLFFFLCGWSHRTFPLSRSAVEAQRSAATAAESTRASARMTQWRYGCVSEGEDNDADSEADVKGARQVSVSVAAASVTEGATASGQCAGEGTSRRDGINDGLPLIQRRLLFGKKGEVEGWMSAVRSRLLVPPHHPLCTSRSLHQLVSIVVGPIQQPTVSTMPTRHPEPQWPPHFLRTSSSGGGTGGSSLLGDPSTDDNSSSNSSAAPHTLRHRTNAAAAARYRQASSVVYKRVSSRNLDFSSSCVAPHLIASITAHHVLSYPATRQKVLVIDLDETLCHVSTTTANMAGPPTFSEVIPTASGAELFHVWERPYARLFLSTAAKLFNLVLFTSASKPYADTILQRIDPDRLLKYRYYRQDCRLVPRGLLRKMCAAAGMRGLPLGSGGAEGRSSVACGSSDCDRSGGGGSGSVAGGGVYGSSSSARPLGRLSSAASIGGRHSGSTTNTDDDVNGSGRGGKGSTRAWGNTLSSEAKVSLLGSGGSAAGDHAMTASVLAGTAADRGGVDTGLPAVEKAAMNEHAKVLVKDLRLLKVPPELLVMIDNSEECTLVNPENALVIPPYIPALSKMAPPARETTRRRGSRGHDEQGSGGGAVEVQPQNSLKISDDDAGGPLEGRTATDASSNVDDSGAGRVQAADDDDITGGSSDDSSAADDIAANDGTEDDEDEVLLALLSLLECLLVVPDVRSILRHGRLY encoded by the coding sequence ATGCTGGCCGACATCGTCAAGTACGCGCGGTGGCTCTGGGATGCCGTGCTGCTCCCGTACGTCATCACTTCCATATCGAGCCTTGCCTCGGATGGCTGGGAGTCCTTCATCCACCTGAAGGAGAGCGTCatcgtgctcttcttcttcctgTGCGGCTGGAGCCACCGCACCTTCCCGCTGTCGCGGTCAGCTGTGGAAGCGCAGCGATCTGCGGCGACCGCTGCTGAATCGACGCGTGCGAGTGCTCGCATGACGCAGTGGAGATACGGCTGTGTTAGCGAGGGGGAAGACAACgacgccgacagcgaggcgGACGTGAAAGGGGCGCGGCAGGTAAGCGTTTCCGTGGCCGCCGCTTCAGTGACAGAAGGCGCCACAGCTTCGGGGCAGTGCGCCGGCGAGGGCACCAGCAGGCGCGACGGCATCAATGATGGGCTACCGCTCattcagcgccgcctgctgttTGGCAAGAAGGGCGAAGTGGAAGGGTGGATGTCGGCTGTGCGCAgtcgcctcctcgtcccgCCGCATCACCCGCTGTGCACCTCACGCAGTCTTCACCAGCTCGTGAGCATCGTGGTCGGCCCCATCCAGCAGCCGACGGTGTCGACGATGCCAACGCGTCACCCGGAACCGCAGTGGCCGCCGCACTTTTTGCgtacgagcagcagcggcggcggtaccGGCGGTAGCAGTTTGCTGGGCGACCCGTCGACGGACGACAACAGCAGCTCTAATTCGAGCGCTGCACCTCacacgctgcggcaccgcacaaacgcggcggcggcggcacgatACCGCCAGGCCTCCTCGGTCGTCTACAAGCGCGTGAGCAGCCGCAACCTGGACTTTTCGAGCTCGTGCGTCGCGCCACACCTCATAGCGAGCATCACGGCCCACCATGTGCTGAGCTACCCGGCTACGCGGCAGAAGGTGCTGGTCATCGACCTTGACGAGACTCTGTGCCACgtctccaccaccacggcgaACATGGCAGGCCCGCCGACTTTCTCGGAGGTCATCCCGACCGCCTCGGGGGCGGAGCTCTTCCACGTGTGGGAACGGCCGTACGcccgcctctttctctccacAGCCGCGAAGCTCTTTAACCTCGTCCTGTTCACATCCGCGTCGAAGCCGTACGCCGACACCatcctgcagcgcatcgaccCGGACCGTCTCTTGAAGTACCGCTACTACCGGCAGGACTGCCGGCTTGTCCCGcgggggctgctgcgcaagatgtgcgcggcagcaggcaTGCGTGGACTGCCCCTGGGGTCGGGTGGGGCTGAaggccgcagcagcgtggcgTGTGGCTCCAGCGATTGCGACCgcagtggaggcggcggcagcggtagcGTCGCCGGAGGTGGTGTgtacggcagcagcagcagcgccaggcCGTTGGGCCGCCTCTCCTCAGCGGCCAGCATTGGCGGCCGCCACAGCGGTTCTACGACCAACACCGACGATGACGTCAACGGGAGCGGTCGCGGCGGTAAGGGCTCCACACGTGCGTGGGGCAACACACTCTCTTCCGAGGCCAAGGTATCCTTGCTGGGCAGCGGTGGGTCGGCAGCCGGCGACCATGCAATGACGGCATCTGTGCTTGCTGGCACAGCTGccgaccgcggcggcgtcgacacGGGCCTTCCCGCCGTGGAGAAGGCTGCAATGAACGAGCACGCCAAGGTACTAGTGAAGGACCTGCGGCTGCTCAAGGTGCCGCCGGAGCTGCTTGTCATGATCGACAACTCGGAGGAGTGCACGCTCGTGAACCCGGAGAACGCTCTGGTCATACCCCCGTACATCCCTGCATTGTCCAAGATGGCCCCACCGGCGCGCGAGACAACGCGGCGACGTGGGAGCCGCGGTCACGACGAGCAAggtagcggtggtggcgctgtggAGGTGCAGCCGCAGAACAGTCTCAAGATCAGCGACGATGATGCAGGCGGTCCATTAGAGGGACGCACCGCTACAGACGCGTCGTCAAATGTGGATGACAGCGGTGCCGGTCGTGTGCAAgccgcagacgacgacgacatcaCAGGCGGAAGCTCAGACGATTCCAGCGCGGCTGACGACATCGCCGCCAACGACGGTaccgaggacgacgaggatgaagtgctgcttgcgctgctgtcACTGCTGGAGTGCCTGCTGGTGGTTCCCGACGTGCGGTCGATCCTGCGGCACGGCAGGCTCTATTAG
- a CDS encoding putative inorganic pyrophosphatase (previous protein_id=AAM69056.2), translated as MFYKVGATDTIVSAWHGLPLYAGASADPLVLTCVTEIPKGTRAKLELSKEEPYNPIKQDIFKSKEGHPLRYFSYGDMPFNYGFLPRTWEDPVHIDPNTKCSGDGDPVDVVHIGTPHRVGTYGPVRILGVLGLIDEGETDWKIIVESVSATAGEGYGTLSKVPQELQATIIDWFENYKVPDGKKRNEFAFNKAIKDAETALSIVAQCASQYNALMEGKCANPGYWLR; from the coding sequence ATGTTTTACAAAGTTGGCGCCACAGACACCATAGTGTCGGCATGGCACGGCTTGCCCCTGTACGCTGGCGCTTCTGCCGATCCGCTTGTCCTCACCTGTGTGACTGAGATCCCGAAGGGCACGCGCGCGAAGCTCGAGCTGAGCAAGGAGGAGCCGTACAACCCCATCAAGCAGGACATTTTCAAAAGCAAGGAGGGGCATCCGCTGCGGTACTTCTCGTACGGCGACATGCCTTTCAACTACGGATTCCTGCCCCGCACCTGGGAGGATCCGGTGCACATCGACCCGAACACCaagtgcagcggcgacggcgacccCGTCGACGTCGTACACATCGGCACGCCGCATCGCGTGGGCACCTACGGACCAGTGCGTATCCTCGGTGTGCTCGGTCTCATTGATGAGGGCGAGACCGACTGGAAGATCATCGTCGAGTCTgtgtcggcgacggcgggcGAGGGCTACGGGACGCTGTCGAAGGTGCCGCAGGAGTTGCAAGCGACCATCATCGACTGGTTCGAGAACTATAAGGTGCCGGACGGCAAGAAGAGGAACGAGTTTGCCTTTAACAAGGCGATCAAGGATGCCGAGACGGCGCTTAGCATTGTCGCCCAGTGCGCCTCGCAGTACAACGCCTTGATGGAAGGGAAGTGCGCCAACCCGGGCTATTGGCTGCGGTAG
- a CDS encoding conserved hypothetical protein (previous protein_id=AAM69053.2) — MLAASAKKTTRRQVVSAADDGVPAVTAKKPKKQRATRQQAAAPPAASAPVERAVHLSDAVQEWATLRRRCRWQRRHLVAAGASSSSANVAASERSMTAGNAAGVSRGGNTASTGGGGGALPAEISVAERTQLLSALANEPNAYPQLYAMFYPRGHANVDGALRTSLASPTAVGETRWHIEGTPALVRSEAVAMELFTLLHVHHQVVGHSDDVAELNEAAWSAYLSALQARLEADMGQPARQQCTSLALVLRTLMDVHRGQMDRPTTIALSQRLNREQQVQSREEIALRRRVLEALTRLMAPTHALVRQLEEAARSETGKLSSPSSVESTYGDATTLLLMAAVGAVAVEAASALSHSKPVAASVGVSPINAVLVDEWTTWRDNARGRLASHLQALEASVHKSGLDVVAAVFVDILRCMRWIEELGVVLLPAMGSAMEKTCQRILLQACRCAETVEGADLFEYICTPAVTAELRRLSPERTSYAQIITDVCTVAAAYLRQRPQRVPQLVEHLEKEHRDVLAKAGAPRAPPARPPLHSPLTELLYAMLCAGFPPESLLTSSLCVSLPPRDVIDVVRAVNRFSALCATTPLPVRTRAVLVDQVAGMLAQCNKDSYRVVVSSTDELGEGDAAAQEEARVIAVAAAGKGSRHKGAAASTFNLMQRMAAGAAGAAVLPGASVVLSATAMLSPQSQAAAAARMRRVRNSSKRSQRRTSSDATDGDAMATVASAILTPALYQRQVNHLLFVGLEALVECLLRGDAAAVEMLTQALLPLLQREGREAALADALEVVWEGFRSRLTEMGCDDVRDLTSGSLRSPALAAATAGRSGRSPALPVALSEDVEKALALLPALFLPRLTESAVKLLGSGLEGAGSGGGAGTSKATGSLSRSTVGCHHHSPTAATVPMSVEELTEVALRLSTAAILCGMPADTVAQLTALHSTLNKSHGKAAGAGAGDGGQGDAAGAVAWAFAVVERLERLLSQLSRQSQGLTRHPHSAHARNSGLAVYQLLTIYIASTAAVANSMTQSSRSSAASASTTRQRYRHYLLTVVHLLYRLRTEYTVVVEPAALRMFRLDVFDPALTAVMCTSSRGAVATPALPMPLTTLTEVMVVTCVADSVQHVSPALVRGVVAAVEQHLKVRATALQMPEEGPRAESTANTADVADTATGVLATQLLCAAATLCLRADDALTSMLLQLLDLMSPLLATSQAMTVLQRLHATGAPLPAPPVRRLIERLVVALRQDLHAATESGGGAATATRRATTVAQRITILHILSAVQRTAEAAVDDGDAATLLQLLRTVPYGPLLQSFLKPQELAQRRYTVGECGALVEVVAHLTAGEAGAAKGSSSQRGLTGGIDGAATEAKAVASDEARQPQQSPPREAKAEPIASATARWTASEAEAARLLPRTLAVYALQAVQLPYNVHDIPLLLRGYAALSGESQLQQQVLRGFVSRTMRAAPTLTPDEIVLCVEAYCAGGVYHQQLYGVLLGRVADMGRKFSLELSVRLLRCGTQAGNASVRTVCVTAVQPIFSAQVRGLLQNDPHMLVSVASTALAILHCLRDCFPHDDIGAAVLANVARYHHDASLPVVKAALELAERRGSTDYDVVHILARHCTERVLPACSPAELANVSHLLIACGLRTAAVMEATYRRLSESVHTMQAHSLSRLAQGLLRASVEVDTAVMEKVCKRIVELAEESAMEASGDFAAAAPLTMWQVCVLLQLLRSVAGRVMTTVMTTVDALLTYVQRMVLQERRDGEPLHGDQPPSYQPPQLLAGMTLREVEAVLRCCIDLSSMPKRFQRLTYSLADYTAYVMAQDASSLAASGGGSEGRLPNSTADRLLNGTLSSTSSASTRSIGAASLSATPAWQTDLILLVDLSSLFIRLGEAAHPVVQQLFERQYDRRGILLQRALLVKTTKQSLEAAGRDVHPALYKLVVDGELL, encoded by the coding sequence ATGCTGGCGGCGTCTGCGAAGAAGACAACAAGGCGTCAGGTCGTCTCCGCCGCTGATGACGGTGTACCTGCAGTGACGGCGAAGAAGCCGAAGAAGCAGCGAGCAACTCGGCAGCaggccgcggcaccgccagctGCAAGCGCTCCAGTTGAGCGCGCCGTGCACCTCAGCGATGCTGTGCAGGAGTGGGCGACGCTccggcgtcgctgtcgctggcagcggcgccacttAGTTGCCGCTGGAGCGTCCTCATCCTCGGCAAACGTAGCAGCGTCGGAGCGCAGCATGACGGCGGGTAACGCCGCAGGCGTGAGCCGTGGGGGTAACACGGCCTCCAccgggggcggcggtggcgcgctgccAGCGGAGATAAGCGTGGCTGAACGCACGCAGCTGTTATCCGCCCTCGCGAACGAGCCGAACGCGTATCCGCAGCTGTACGCCATGTTTTACCCACGAGGACACGCGAACGTCGACGGCGCTCTGCGCACCAGCCTCGCCTCGCCCACAGCGGTTGGGGAGACACGGTGGCACATAGAGGGCACGCCGGCTTtggtgcgcagcgaggccgTAGCGATGGAGCTGttcacgctgctgcacgttCACCACCAAGTTGTGGGCCATTCGGACGATGTCGCCGAGCTCAACGAGGCAGCATGGTCCGCATACctgtcggcgctgcaggcgcgaCTTGAAGCCGATATGGGGCAaccggcgcggcagcagtgcactTCTCTGGCGCTCGTCTTGCGGACACTCATGGACGTGCACCGAGGGCAGATGGACAGGCCGACGACCATCGCGCTGAGCCAGCGCCTGAACAGGGAGCAACAGGTTCAGAGCCGAGAAGAAATCGCCCTCCGCAGGCGCGTGCTCGAGGCGCTCACGCGGCTGATGGCAccgacgcacgcgctcgTCCGACAGcttgaggaggcggcgagaaGCGAGACGGGAAAGTTGTCATCACCGTCCTCCGTGGAAAGCACGTATGGCGACGCAACCACCTTGCTCTTGATGGCTGCTGTCGGTGCGGTGGCCGTGGAggccgcctctgcgctgtCGCACTCAAAGCCGGTGGCGGCATCTGTCGGAGTCTCTCCCATCAATGCGGTCCTCGTGGACGAGTGGACCACGTGGCGCGACAACGCGCGTGGCCGGCTGGCGTCGCACCTTCAAGCGCTCGAGGCATCCGTCCACAAAAGCGGTCTTGATGTGGTAGCGGCGGTGTTTGTAGACATCCTGCGCTGCATGCGGTGGATCGAGGAGCTTGGCGTGGTCCTCCTACCGGCAATGGGAAGTGCAATGGAGAAGACGTGCCAGCGAATCCTGCTTCAGGCATGTCGATGCGCGGAGACCGTCGAGGGCGCAGACCTCTTCGAGTACATCTGCACAccagcggtgacggcggagctgcgccgacTCTCACCGGAGCGCACCAGTTACGCGCAGATCATTACGGACGTGTgcaccgttgctgccgcctACCTCCGGCAGCGACCGCAGCGTGTGCCGCAGTTGGTGGAACATCTGGAAAAGGAGCACCGCGATGTGCTAGCGAAGGCTGGTGCCCCTCGCGCACCACCTGCGCGCCCGCCGCTGCATAGCCCACTGACGGAGCTGCTGTACGCGATGCTGTGCGCTGGCTTCCCACCAGAGTCGCTGCTCACCAGCAGTCTCTGCgtatcgctgccgccgcgcgatGTCATCGACGTGGTGCGGGCGGTGAACCGCTTCTCCGCATTGTGCGCCACGACTCCTCTGCCGGTCCGCACGCGCGCGGTGCTCGTGGATCAAGTGGCAGGGATGCTGGCGCAGTGCAACAAGGACAGCTaccgcgtcgtcgtcagcTCCACAGACGAGCTTGGGGAAGgggacgccgcagcgcaggaggAAGCAAGGGTGATCGccgttgcagcagcaggaaaGGGTAGCAGGCATaaaggcgctgctgccagcaCCTTCAACTTGATGCAGCGCATGGCAGCGGGTGCGgctggcgcggcggtgctgcctgGCGCGTCTGTTGTGCTGTCTGCGACCGCGATGCTGAGCCCGCAGTCgcaggcggccgccgcggcccggATGCGCCGTGTAAGGAACAGCAGTAAACGCAGCCAGCGGCGAACTTCCTCGGACgccaccgacggcgacgcaATGGCTACGGTCGCCTCGGCAATACTTACGCCAGCGTTGTACCAGCGACAGGTGAACCATCTCCTCTTCGTTGGTCTGGAGGCGCTTGTCGAGTGTCTTCTCcgtggcgacgccgcggctgtcGAGATGCTgacgcaggcgctgctgccgctgctgcagcgtgaagggcgggaggcggcgctggccgaTGCGCTCGAGGTCGTCTGGGAGGGCTTCCGTTCTCGGCTGACGGAGATGGGCTGCGATGACGTGAGGGACCTCACCAGTGGCAGCCTGCGCAGTCCCGCCTTGGCAGCCGCTACTGCCGGGAGGAGCGGTCGATCCCCAGCACTCCCCGTAGCCCTGTCGGAAGACGTGGAGAAGGCCCTGGCGCTGTTGCCGGCGCTCTTCCTGCCACGCCTCACGGAGTCGGCGGTGAAATTGCTGGGGTCAGGCCTGGAGGGTGCTGGCtctggaggcggtgccggcacGAGCAAGGCAACTGGATCTCTTAGCCGCAGCACTGTCGGGTGTCATCATCACTCGCCTACCGCCGCGACGGTACCGATgtcggtggaggagctgacagaggtggcgctgcggctgagCACAGCAGCCATTCTGTGCGGCATGCCGGCCGACACCGTCGCCCAGCTCACGGCCTTACACAGTACGCTGAATAAGTCGCACGGCAaggctgccggtgccggcgctggGGACGGTGGTCAGggcgacgcagcaggcgcggTCGCGTGGGCGTTTGCGGTCGTGGAGCGGCTGGAGCGACTGCTATCGCAGCTGTCGCGGCAGTCGCAGGGCTTGACGCGGCATCCGCACTCcgcccacgcgcgcaacAGCGGCCTCGCCGTTTATCAGCTGCTGACCATCTACATCGCCTccacagccgccgtcgcgaaCAGCATGACCCAGTCGAGTAGATCTtccgccgcgtccgccagCACGACTCGGCAGCGGTATCGACACTACCTGCTGACGGTGGTGCACCTGCTGTACCGCCTGCGCACCGAGTacacggtggtggtggagccggccgcgctgcgcatgtTCCGCTTAGACGTATTTGACCCCGCGCTGACAGCCGTCATGTGCACCTCTTCCCGCGGTGCCGTTgcgacgccagcgctgccgatgccACTCACGACGCTGACCGAGGTGATGGTGGTCACGTGCGTCGCGGACAGTGTCCAGCACGTCTCTCCTGCCCTGGTGCGtggcgtggtggcggcggtggagcagcaccTGAAGGTGCGGGCCACGGCCCTGCAGATGCCTGAGGAGGGCCCCCGCGCGGAGTCGACTGCGAATACCGCCGATGTTGCCGACACCGCGACTGGGGTGTTGGCAACGCAGCTgctctgtgctgctgccacgctgTGCCTCCGCGCTGATGACGCGCTCACGTCGATGCTGCTACAGTTGCTGGACCTGATGAGTCCGCTGCTTGCCACGTCGCAGGCCatgacggtgctgcagcgcctgcacgcgactggcgcaccgctgccggcgccgccggtgcggcggctCATTGAGCGCCTTGTTGTAGCTCTACGCCAGGACTTGCATGCAGCGACGGAgtctggcggcggcgcagcaacCGCAACGCGGCGTGCGACGACGGTGGCACAGCGCATCACCATCCTACACATCCTCAGCGCTGTGCAGAGGACCGCTGAGGCGGccgtcgacgacggcgacgcggcgacgctcctgcagctgctgcgtaCCGTCCCGTACGGACCACTGCTCCAGTCCTTCTTGAAGCCGCAggagctcgcgcagcgccgctatACGGTGGGCGAGTGTGGCGCTCTTGTCGAGGTCGTCGCACACCTCACCGCTGGCGAAGCTGGCGCAGCCAAGGGCAGCAGCTCACAGCGTGGCCTGACCGGAGGGATTGAtggggcggcgacggaggcgaaggcCGTGGCCTCGGACGAAGCGCGGCAACCGCAGCAGTCTCCACCGAGAGAAGCAAAGGCGGAGCCCATAGCCTCGGCGACAGCGCGCTGGACGGCGTcggaggcagaggcagcgcgaCTGCTGCCGCGAACCCTCGCCGTCTACGCACTGcaggcagtgcagctgccgtACAATGTGCACGACattccgctgctgctgcgcggctaCGCGGCGCTGTCGGGTGAgagccagctgcagcagcaggtgctgcgcggaTTCGTCTCGCGCACCATGCGCGCTGCCCCGACGCTGACACCGGACGAGATCGTCCTGTGCGTTGAGGCCTACTGCGCGGGTGGCGTATATCATCAACAGCTCTACGGCGTCCTGCTCGGTCGAGTCGCTGACATGGGGCGCAAGTTTTCGCTGGAGCTCTCGGTGCGTCTGCTGCGTTGCGGCACGCAGGCCGGTAACgcgagcgtgcgcacagtgtgcgtgacggcggtgcagccgatCTTCTCTGCGCAGGTGCGCGGGCTGTTGCAGAACGACCCGCACATGCTCGTATCGGTCGCCTCGACTGCCTTGGCCATCCTCCACTGCCTGCGGGATTGCTTCCCGCACGATGACATCGGCGCTGCTGTACTCGCCAACGTCGCGCGCTACCACCACGATGCGAGCCTGCCAGTGGTGAAGGCTGCCTTGGAACTGGCGGAGCGACGCGGCTCGACGGACTACGACGTCGTGCACATCCTTGCCCGGCACTGCACGGAGCGGGTGCTGCCCGCCTGCTCCCCCGCGGAGCTGGCAAACGTGTCGCACCTGCTGATCGCGTGCGGgctgcgcacggcggcggtgatggaggCTACGTACAGGCGGCTCAGCGAGTCGGTGCATACCATGCAAGCGCACAGCCTCAGTCGACTGGCGCaagggctgctgcgcgcctcTGTGGAGGTCGACACGGCGGTCATGGAGAAGGTGTGCAAGCGTATCGTGGAGCTGGCCGAGGAGAGTGCCATGGAGGCCAGCGGTGAttttgccgccgctgcccctctGACAATGTGGCAGGTATGCgtgctgcttcagctgctgcgcagcgtcgccggtCGCGTCATGACGACTGTCATGACGACGGTGGACGCCCTTCTCACCTATGTGCAGCGAATGGTTCTGCAGGAACGGCGCGATGGCGAGCCCCTCCATGGCGACCAGCCGCCGTCGTACCAGCCACCGCAGCTCCTGGCAGGGATGACCCTACGCGAGGTGGAAGCCgtcctccgctgctgcatcgaTCTCTCAAGCATGCCGAAGCGGTTCCAGCGACTCACCTACAGCCTCGCCGACTACACGGCCTACGTAATGGCGCAAGACGCCTCGTCACTTGCCGCTTCTGGAGGGGGCAGCGAAGGCCGCCTCCCGAACTCGACGGCAGACCGCCTGCTCAACGGCACGCTGTCGTCGACCTCCTCGGCGTCGACGCGGTCCATCGGTGCCGCGTCCCTCTCCGCTACGCCCGCGTGGCAAACGGACCTGATCCTCTTGGTCGACCTTAGCAGTCTCTTCATCCGCCTTGGCGAGGCCGCACACCCGGTCGTCCAGCAGCTCTTCGAGCGACAGTACGATCGCCGCGGTATCCTgctccagcgcgcgctgctcgtTAAGACGACGAAGCAGTCGCTGGAGGCTGCTGGGCGTGACGTGCACCCAGCGCTGTACAAGCTCGTCGTCGATGGAGAGCTGCTGTGA